In Camelina sativa cultivar DH55 chromosome 17, Cs, whole genome shotgun sequence, the genomic stretch CGATCTTGTTCAGATGACTTCATCCACCGTCGATAAAGGTCTCATCGTCAGCTTCGGTGAGATGCTCATTGACTTCGTCCCTACCGAATCCGGCGTCTCCCTCTCCGAATCTCAAGGGTTTCTCAAAGCCCCCGGCGGTGCTCCTGCCAACGTGGCCATCGCGGTTTCGCGTCTCGGAGGTCGTGCCGCATTCGTAGGTAAACTCGGTGACGATGAGTTTGGCCATATGCTTGCCGAAATCTTGAGGAAGAACGGTGTCGCTGATCAGGGGATCAATTTCGACAAAGGAGCAAGAACTGCACTCGCCTTCGTGACTCTGCGTTCTGACGGAGAACGAGAGTTTATGTTCTACCGGAACCCCAGCGCCGATATGCTTCTCCGTCCAGACGAGCTCAATCTTGAACTAATCAGATCCGTACGTAAaaatctttctctctgttttcaaGATTTCAAGATTGTACGTATTTGGTGGTTTAgtgatttttgttatttgtttgtgCAATGTGCAGGCGAAAGTGTTCCACTATGGATCAATAAGTTTGATAACGGAGCCATGTAGGTCAGCTCACATGAAGGCAATGGAAGTGGCGAAAGAAGCCGGAGCTCTTCTTTCGTATGACCCCAACTTGAGGGAACCTCTATGGCCATCACCTGAGGAAGCTCGGACTCAGATCATGAGTATCTGGGACAAGGCTGATGTCATTAAGGTCAGTGACGTGGAGCTTGAGTTCTTGACTGGTAACAAAACGATCGATGATGAGACAGCTATGTCTCTGTGGCATCCCAATCTGAAGCTTTTGCTTGTTACTCTCGGCGAAAAGGGATGTCGTTATTACACTAAGGTAATGTAACGCAAAAGTTTATgtttcattcatcatcatcatgaccaTGGTGTGTGCTTTTCATTGATGTTCTCTTGTACACTTGCAACAAAATGGTTTGTAGGGTTTCCATGGATCTGTTGAAACTTTTCATGTGGACGCGGTGGATACTACCGGGGCTGGTGATTCTTTCGTTGGTGCGCTTCTAAACCAGATTGTTGATGATCAATCTGTATTTGAGGTAATGAATCTCATTGATCTTGTGTATACTATTCAATTGCGTGGATCTTGCTCAGTCgatcaaatttaatttatgatGTCGTTTTCTTAGgaggaagagagattgagaCAAGTGCTGAGATTTGCAAACGCTTGTGGAGCCATCACAACGACTAAAAAAGGAGCCATTCCAGCTCTTCCTTCAGACTGTGAAGCTCTCAGCTTTCTTAAAGGACAAGTAGACTAGAAGCGTAAAACCTATTTTCTTTAGTCCGCAATTCTCCTTGTCCAttgtaattttgtgtgttttcgaTTCTTGCTGATGTTTCTGATTTGCGGTAAAAAGGATCCcaaagtttttcttcttttgttagctctttgtctcttcttcaaTCTATTGAATAAAACAGAATTGTGGTGTCTtatgtcacaactcacaaggtCTATAAAAAGCGGAGTAGTAAACATGAAGAAACGAAAAACCtaagaaaaacagagcagacACATATAGATTcgcgtttttttttt encodes the following:
- the LOC104754759 gene encoding probable fructokinase-2, producing the protein MTSSTVDKGLIVSFGEMLIDFVPTESGVSLSESQGFLKAPGGAPANVAIAVSRLGGRAAFVGKLGDDEFGHMLAEILRKNGVADQGINFDKGARTALAFVTLRSDGEREFMFYRNPSADMLLRPDELNLELIRSAKVFHYGSISLITEPCRSAHMKAMEVAKEAGALLSYDPNLREPLWPSPEEARTQIMSIWDKADVIKVSDVELEFLTGNKTIDDETAMSLWHPNLKLLLVTLGEKGCRYYTKGFHGSVETFHVDAVDTTGAGDSFVGALLNQIVDDQSVFEEEERLRQVLRFANACGAITTTKKGAIPALPSDCEALSFLKGQVD